One Vigna unguiculata cultivar IT97K-499-35 chromosome 7, ASM411807v1, whole genome shotgun sequence genomic region harbors:
- the LOC114189997 gene encoding NAC domain-containing protein 30 yields the protein MTLTQIPERSSVDMESCVPPGFRFHPTEEELVGYYLKRKINSLKIDLDVIVEIDLYKMEPWDIQDRCKLGYEQQNEWYFFSHKDKKYPTGTRTNRATAAGFWKATGRDKAVMTKNRIIGMRKTLVFYKGRAPNGRKTDWIMHEYRHQTSEHGPPQEEGWVVCRAFRKPSPSHRQGYEPWCSSSSSSSHQQHFFRDQSFARPLSIADILNETNVPHHHHHPAEAPSFTLPFNSDNQQHFLLPNQTVMDKQLIELPQLDSPTASFAMKDCNQQQHHNGLTNEEYCSDERSNSSAQGIDWKSLDNLFGSQLSDTPYFSHPNLPLMMPHNNHDQPSHILGCFPDS from the exons ATGACGTTAACCCAAATTCCT GAGAGATCATCGGTTGATATGGAATCATGCGTGCCTCCCGGATTCAGATTTCATCCAACAGAAGAGGAACTTGTGGGGTACTATCTCAAGAGGAAGATAAACTCCCTAAAAATCGATCTAGATGTTATTGTTGAGATTGATCTCTACAAAATGGAACCATGGGACATTCAAG ATAGGTGCAAGCTAGGATATGAGCAACAGAATGAGTGGTACTTTTTCAGCCATAAAGATAAGAAGTATCCTACAGGAACAAGAACTAACAGGGCCACTGCTGCTGGATTCTGGAAAGCAACTGGAAGGGACAAGGCTGTTATGACCAAAAATAGAATCATAGGAATGAGGAAAACCTTGGTCTTCTACAAGGGACGTGCCCCTAATGGAAGGAAAACAGACTGGATTATGCATGAATATAGGCATCAAACCTCTGAACATGGTCCTCCACAG GAAGAAGGATGGGTTGTGTGCCGAGCATTTCGAAAGCCTAGTCCAAGTCACAGGCAAGGTTATGAGCCATGGTGCAgcagtagtagtagtagtagccATCAACAACACTTTTTCAGAGATCAAAGCTTCGCAAGACCCTTATCAATTGCTGATATTTTGAATGAAACAAATGTgcctcatcatcatcatcaccctGCAGAAGCTCCAAGCTTTACTCTTCCTTTCAACTCAGATAATCAGCAACACTTTCTTCTGCCAAACCAAACTGTCATGGACAAACAACTCATTGAGCTTCCTCAGCTAGATAGTCCCACTGCAAGTTTTGCAATGAAGGACTGTAACCAACAACAGCACCACAATGGCCTCACAAATGAGGAATATTGTAGTGATGAAAGGAGCAATAGCAGTGCGCAAGGTATCGATTGGAAGAGTTTGGACAACTTGTTCGGGTCACAACTGAGTGACACACCTTATTTTTCACATCCAAACTTGCCCTTGATGATGCCACATAATAACCATGATCAACCTAGTCATATCCTAGGATGTTTCCCTGATTCATAG